AATAACCAAATATGAAGTATTGGCAAGATTGATTCATCCAAACGGGGTTGTGGAATCGATTTTTCCATATTTGCAAATTGCTAAAGATAACAAACTTTACGGAGATATTACAAAAATTATAATGAAAAAAACCTACGATAAGGTTATTAAAAAAGAAGTTGATTTTAATATAAATATTTCGATTGAAGACATATTGGATACCAGTATTATTAAACAAATGTATCATTTGTATCTCAAGAATAAAGCTCTTTCTAAAAGAACGACATTCGAAATTTTAGAAAGTGAAGCTGTAGAAGATTATAATGAAATCAGAAAGTTTTTAGAAAGAGTCAAATATTACGGTGCAAGTATAGCTATTGATGATTTTGGTAGCGGATATTCTAATTTTGAGCATTTAATAAATCTTAATGTCGATTTTATAAAAATTGACGGTTCTTTAATAAAACAGCTTCCTTCAAATCCTGATGCATATAAAATTGTAAAAGTAATTACGGATTTTGCAAAAGAAATAGATATCAAAACAGTGGCAGAATTTGTAATAGATCAAAAAACGTATGAAATGGTGAGAAAATTAGGGATTAATTACGCACAAGGTTTTTATTTTTATGAACCGAGATCTAATTGTATGACATAATTTTTACATTTTTATAAAAAATATTACATAAATGTGACAAATTTAACAATAATTTAATGTTTGTGATTTATAATTCTAATCCCCCCCCTTTTTCATCCTTTCTCCTTTTTAGATTAACTAAAAAGAGATATTGACGAAATGATCGATTTCGCCTTTGACGATGATAGCATCGATACAAAAGGCGGAATCGATTCTATTTTGCTTAATAAAATATTCAGCAGAACGTATTATTCTTTTTAATTTTGATGGCGTAATGTTAAATATTGGTTCAAAAGTTGTACCGCTTTTAACTTCAATAAAATGAAAAACATCGTCTTTAAATGCAATGATATCGATCTCTCCAAATTTAGTGTAAAAATTTCTTTCAACTATTTTATAGCCTTTTTGTTTTAAATATTCACATGCTTTCTCTTCAGCAATATTTCCCTTTTTACGTGTATTCATTAAAAATCTTTATATGCTCTTGAGGTATTTTGGCTATTTTGCCATTTTTAATATAAGCAACGTTTACTTCTAATACAAAAATTTTTTTATTTTCTTTATATATTTCTTGAAGAATGTTGATTCTGATTTTTGTGTAATTTAATATTTTTGTTTGTATTTCAATTATATCTCCAAGTTTTGCGGATGAGATATATTTGGCTTTTAAATCTGTCACCACGTAACCATCATTTTCAAAAAAAATATTATTTTGAAAAAATATTTCGCTTCTCGCTTGTTCGCAAAATTTTATGTATTCCGTATGGTAAACTATTCCTCCCGCATCTGTTGAATCGTAATATATTCTTTTTTTCATTCTAATCCTTTCAATGATATAATTCTATCAAAAAGGCTTTGTTTGTATGATGTAATAATATTAGGTGCCGGCGCAAGCGGACTTTTTCTTTCTGATTTTTTAAAAAACCAAAAAATTTTAATAATTGAGCACAATTCGTCAATAGGAGAAAAAATAAAAGTAAGCGGGGGAGGAAAGTGTAATATTACAAATAAAGACGTTTCTTATAAAAATTATTATCCTGAAAGTGAATTTGTAAGAAATACACTTGTTAAATGTTCCAATAAAGATCTTTTAAAATGGATTAAACAAAAAGGTCTAAAAGTTTATGAATTAAAACCGGGTCAATATTTTTTTAATTCTTCAAAAGAAATATTGAATGTTCTAAAGCCCAATTGTAAAATTATCTATAACTGCGAGGTTTTAGATGTAAATGAAGGCTTTGAAGTTATCACATCTAAAGGAATTTTTAAAGCTAAAAATGTTGTTGTTGCATTAGGAGGCAAAAGTTTTAAAAAGCTGGGCGCCAGTGAAAAAGGATATGA
This genomic interval from Nautilia profundicola AmH contains the following:
- a CDS encoding YraN family protein; translation: MNTRKKGNIAEEKACEYLKQKGYKIVERNFYTKFGEIDIIAFKDDVFHFIEVKSGTTFEPIFNITPSKLKRIIRSAEYFIKQNRIDSAFCIDAIIVKGEIDHFVNISF
- a CDS encoding acyl-CoA thioesterase translates to MKKRIYYDSTDAGGIVYHTEYIKFCEQARSEIFFQNNIFFENDGYVVTDLKAKYISSAKLGDIIEIQTKILNYTKIRINILQEIYKENKKIFVLEVNVAYIKNGKIAKIPQEHIKIFNEYT